One genomic region from Deltaproteobacteria bacterium encodes:
- a CDS encoding OmpA family protein: MKIFKRSGGRILFFLIILGFVVPLSPVMSAEATPAQFIEEAKLAIEQARKAEAEQKALDDFTAAKSWLFQAEKSYGDSNSGISIFSTVKMRKVKDDEVVFLATMAKLKAMIATAKANRDATIAKLKDTQKDLADYQSSLAILKEKIAEADKAKEIQAKAEAERKQLEEAQQKLAELETIRKKELQDVRRGTAELEARKEKEVQEAQLKEVQRAAEKEKAAIEAKLKAAAIETQRAKEAMELKAREEKLSEDQRKLAALQVRMQALEREKAVLSAAGNIPNVAVKLGDKKIILTILISDLFTPANDLKPSGKEILNNLGKLLKANTDNKVAVQGHTDSRGKPEVNQATSEKRAQKVREYLVAYQNIPPLQVAAEGLGATQPVATNATETGRSLNRRVEVIIPIR; encoded by the coding sequence ATGAAAATATTTAAACGTTCAGGCGGAAGAATATTATTTTTTCTCATTATTCTGGGGTTTGTCGTCCCTCTTTCTCCGGTAATGTCTGCCGAAGCCACCCCTGCCCAATTCATTGAAGAAGCCAAGCTCGCAATTGAGCAAGCCCGCAAGGCAGAGGCCGAACAAAAAGCGTTAGACGATTTTACCGCAGCAAAATCCTGGCTATTTCAGGCGGAAAAGTCCTACGGCGACTCCAATTCCGGCATATCCATATTCAGCACTGTAAAAATGAGGAAGGTCAAGGATGATGAGGTTGTTTTTTTGGCCACTATGGCGAAATTAAAAGCCATGATCGCTACAGCCAAAGCGAATAGGGATGCCACCATAGCCAAATTGAAGGATACACAAAAAGACCTTGCCGACTACCAGAGTTCCCTTGCCATCCTGAAGGAAAAGATTGCCGAAGCTGATAAAGCCAAAGAAATCCAGGCCAAGGCCGAGGCCGAGCGCAAGCAGTTAGAGGAGGCCCAGCAAAAATTGGCAGAGCTGGAGACCATTAGGAAAAAGGAATTGCAGGATGTCCGAAGAGGAACGGCCGAACTCGAAGCCCGCAAAGAAAAGGAAGTCCAGGAAGCACAATTGAAGGAAGTTCAACGAGCTGCAGAAAAGGAGAAGGCGGCTATAGAGGCCAAATTAAAGGCCGCAGCAATAGAAACCCAGCGCGCAAAGGAAGCAATGGAACTGAAGGCCAGGGAGGAAAAATTGTCTGAAGATCAGCGTAAGCTTGCCGCCCTGCAGGTCAGGATGCAAGCCTTGGAGCGCGAAAAGGCCGTGCTTTCCGCAGCCGGCAACATTCCCAATGTGGCGGTTAAGTTGGGCGATAAAAAGATTATTCTGACCATTCTGATCAGCGACCTCTTTACCCCTGCCAATGATCTTAAGCCGTCAGGAAAAGAAATATTGAATAACCTCGGGAAATTATTAAAAGCTAACACCGACAATAAGGTTGCTGTTCAGGGACATACCGATAGTAGAGGAAAGCCGGAAGTTAACCAGGCTACGTCTGAGAAGCGGGCGCAAAAAGTCCGGGAATACCTTGTTGCATACCAAAATATTCCGCCCCTTCAGGTTGCAGCAGAAGGCCTCGGGGCAACGCAACCCGTTGCGACAAATGCAACCGAAACGGGAAGATCTCTGAACCGAAGGGTGGAAGTGATTATTCCGATTAGGTAA
- a CDS encoding DUF169 domain-containing protein, producing the protein MESAIAKAIQLQYQPVAILLSNEKPKDAMQFSENKWGCVMWLAAAAAKGKSAVADGKTFGCFGGGVGLGFGNQYKNFPGGEEGFCHFLSTGNAARTGGPELAEKIKPYMTAESYDNFLHGERYIKSPVLVEKFVKALPITEIPEKYVVFQPLNKVDSALEKPRVVIFFVNPDQLSALTVLANFGRGDNENVIMPYAAGCQTIGIYPYREAQSAKPRAVVGLTDLSARVYIRKQLNNPNLMTFAVPLALFEEMEQNVPNSFLERHTWFSLLSR; encoded by the coding sequence ATGGAAAGTGCAATCGCTAAAGCAATTCAGCTTCAATACCAGCCAGTTGCCATTCTCTTGTCAAACGAAAAGCCGAAGGATGCGATGCAGTTTTCCGAAAATAAATGGGGATGTGTGATGTGGCTGGCTGCTGCCGCCGCCAAAGGGAAGAGCGCGGTTGCAGACGGGAAAACATTCGGTTGTTTCGGTGGTGGCGTTGGCCTTGGGTTCGGTAATCAGTATAAAAATTTCCCCGGCGGTGAAGAAGGCTTTTGCCATTTTCTCTCAACCGGCAATGCCGCAAGGACTGGTGGACCGGAACTGGCCGAGAAGATTAAGCCTTATATGACAGCAGAAAGTTATGATAATTTTTTACATGGCGAGCGCTATATCAAGTCGCCCGTTCTGGTCGAGAAATTTGTCAAGGCCTTGCCCATTACAGAGATTCCTGAAAAATATGTAGTGTTTCAGCCGCTAAATAAAGTTGATTCTGCTCTCGAAAAACCTCGGGTGGTTATTTTTTTTGTTAATCCTGATCAGCTCTCCGCTCTGACCGTTCTGGCCAACTTCGGGAGAGGCGATAACGAGAATGTGATTATGCCTTATGCGGCCGGTTGCCAGACTATCGGAATCTATCCTTACCGGGAGGCACAATCAGCCAAGCCCCGTGCGGTGGTTGGTTTAACCGATCTTTCCGCGCGCGTCTATATCCGCAAGCAGTTGAATAATCCAAATCTGATGACTTTTGCTGTGCCCTTAGCTCTCTTTGAAGAAATGGAGCAAAATGTTCCCAATTCGTTTTTAGAGAGGCATACGTGGTTCAGCCTGTTGTCTAGATAA
- a CDS encoding EcsC family protein, with translation MTERKVLQAIPAIGAAVGGSANAWFINDVGWAARRAFQARWLIENNMTEV, from the coding sequence ATCACCGAACGTAAAGTCTTGCAGGCTATCCCGGCCATCGGCGCCGCTGTCGGGGGGTCGGCCAACGCCTGGTTCATCAATGATGTAGGCTGGGCGGCCAGGCGCGCCTTTCAGGCAAGATGGCTCATCGAAAATAATATGACGGAAGTCTGA
- a CDS encoding DUF4398 domain-containing protein: protein MSARNFLLLGASICSLSFVLAFSNVVQAESMEPAQEQEFSDAKASIENARSMQTEQLAPELMQQAQELIKTAVNARQSKDRVLFSHASRLARTYAELAKASAELQIDVGKLTAAKESLDKIKSEIEHLKKAP from the coding sequence ATGTCGGCAAGAAATTTTCTGCTATTGGGGGCATCCATATGTTCACTATCGTTTGTATTAGCTTTTTCAAACGTTGTACAGGCAGAAAGCATGGAGCCGGCTCAGGAACAGGAATTTTCAGATGCTAAGGCATCCATAGAGAATGCCCGTAGTATGCAGACAGAGCAATTGGCGCCTGAATTAATGCAACAAGCCCAAGAGCTCATTAAAACGGCTGTCAACGCGAGGCAATCTAAGGATCGAGTGCTGTTCAGCCATGCTTCCCGCTTGGCCAGGACCTATGCCGAACTGGCAAAAGCCAGTGCAGAATTGCAGATAGATGTCGGGAAGTTGACAGCGGCAAAAGAATCATTGGATAAGATCAAGTCCGAAATCGAGCATTTGAAGAAGGCGCCTTGA